A stretch of Streptomyces vietnamensis DNA encodes these proteins:
- the pucL gene encoding factor-independent urate hydroxylase: MSKHVLAQNQYGKAENRIVTVTRKGNDGAWHEIRDLNVSVALRGEYRDVHLTGDNGNCLPTDTTKNTIYAFAKEHGVDSPEAFGILLAKHFVSSQAVIHEAQIRVEEFAWERISVPSRKEQHSFARKGQEVRTAQITYSETTGLQVLSGLKDLTVMNSTNSEFHGFIKDEYTTLQEAYDRILATKVTARWANSASAAANPEHDWDASYAKVRRHMLEAFAETYSYSLQQTLHAMADRVLDHVSTVNEVRLNLPNKHHFLVDLEPFGLKNDNEVYFAADRMYGLIEGTVHRQGVQPVIATSDWITA; encoded by the coding sequence ATGAGCAAGCACGTCCTCGCCCAGAACCAGTACGGCAAGGCCGAGAACCGCATCGTCACGGTCACCCGCAAGGGCAACGACGGCGCGTGGCACGAGATCCGCGACCTGAACGTGTCGGTGGCGCTGCGCGGTGAGTACCGCGACGTCCATCTGACCGGCGACAACGGCAACTGCCTGCCGACGGACACCACCAAGAACACGATCTACGCCTTCGCCAAGGAGCACGGCGTCGACTCCCCCGAGGCCTTCGGCATCCTCCTGGCGAAGCACTTCGTGAGTTCCCAGGCCGTGATCCACGAGGCGCAGATCCGGGTCGAGGAGTTCGCCTGGGAGCGGATCTCGGTGCCGAGCCGCAAGGAGCAGCACTCCTTCGCCCGCAAGGGTCAGGAGGTCCGTACCGCGCAGATCACGTACTCGGAGACCACCGGCCTCCAGGTCCTGTCGGGCCTCAAGGACCTGACGGTCATGAACTCGACCAACTCCGAGTTCCACGGCTTCATCAAGGACGAGTACACGACGCTCCAGGAGGCGTACGACCGCATCCTGGCCACCAAGGTCACCGCCCGCTGGGCGAACTCGGCCTCGGCGGCGGCGAACCCGGAGCACGACTGGGACGCCTCGTACGCGAAGGTGCGGCGCCACATGCTGGAGGCGTTCGCGGAGACGTACAGCTACTCGCTGCAGCAGACCCTGCACGCGATGGCGGACCGGGTCCTGGACCACGTCTCCACGGTCAACGAGGTCCGGCTGAACCTGCCGAACAAGCACCACTTCCTGGTGGACCTGGAGCCGTTCGGGCTGAAGAACGACAACGAGGTGTACTTCGCGGCCGACCGGATGTACGGCCTGATCGAGGGCACCGTCCACCGTCAGGGCGTCCAGCCGGTGATCGCGACCAGCGACTGGATCACCGCGTAG
- the crcB gene encoding fluoride efflux transporter CrcB, with the protein MGLRKDLPVVAVVAAGGALGAAARYGASLVRPTPDGAFPWTVLTVNAVGCAVLGTLMVLLTETTTAPHPLLRPFLGTGFCGGFTTFSTYSLDTQRLLSAGDPTRALLYLGGTLLAALAAVWAGVTAARAVVRARGRHA; encoded by the coding sequence ATGGGGCTGCGCAAGGATCTGCCGGTCGTCGCGGTGGTCGCCGCCGGCGGCGCCCTCGGCGCGGCCGCACGCTACGGCGCCTCCCTCGTCCGGCCCACCCCGGACGGCGCCTTCCCCTGGACGGTCCTCACGGTCAACGCGGTCGGCTGCGCGGTGCTCGGCACCCTCATGGTCCTCCTCACCGAGACCACGACCGCCCCGCACCCGCTGCTCCGGCCCTTCCTCGGCACCGGCTTCTGCGGCGGGTTCACCACCTTCTCCACGTACAGCCTCGACACCCAGCGGCTGTTGAGCGCGGGCGACCCGACACGGGCACTGCTCTATCTCGGCGGGACCCTGCTCGCCGCCCTCGCCGCCGTCTGGGCGGGCGTCACCGCCGCCCGGGCGGTCGTACGGGCCCGGGGGAGGCACGCGTGA
- the kdpF gene encoding K(+)-transporting ATPase subunit F, which produces MTAENIVGLLVAAALLGYLVLALVKPERF; this is translated from the coding sequence GTGACTGCCGAGAACATCGTCGGTCTGCTCGTCGCGGCCGCTCTCCTGGGCTATCTCGTCCTCGCCCTCGTCAAGCCGGAGAGGTTCTGA
- the kdpA gene encoding potassium-transporting ATPase subunit KdpA gives MSPVLAGVLQLLALIVALGLSYRPLGDYMAKVYSSEKHYRPEKWIYKAIGANPNVEMRWPAYLRGVLAFSAVSVLFLYLLQRVQGSLPGSLGFVSIDPDQAFNTAASFVANTNWQSYYGEQAMGHVVQTGGLAVQNFVSAAVGIAVAVALVRGFARSRTGDLGNFWADLVRGVVRILLPISVIGALVLVACGAIQNFSGIHEVGQFAGGSQQWNGGAVASQEVIKELGTNGGGYFNANSAHPFENPNGLSNLFEIYLILVIPFALTRTFGRMVGSIRQGYAILATMATIWVGFTALMMWTEFAHHGPAFDLAGGAMEGKETRFGIGGSSIFAVATTLTSTGAVNSFHSSYTGFGGGITMLGMQLGEIAPGGVGSGLYGMLIMAIIAVFIAGLMVGRTPEYLGKKIGTREIKFAALYILITPALVLCFTALAMALPTPADSMTNSGAHGFSEILYAYTSGANNNGSAFAGLNADTQWFNTTIGIVMLLGRFLPMVFVLALAGSLAEQTPVPETAGTLRTEKPLFTGLLVGTIVIVTGLTYFPALALGPLAEGLAA, from the coding sequence ATGAGTCCGGTTCTTGCTGGAGTCCTCCAGCTTCTGGCGTTGATCGTCGCCCTGGGCCTTTCGTACCGGCCCCTCGGTGACTACATGGCGAAGGTGTACTCCTCGGAGAAGCACTACCGGCCCGAGAAGTGGATCTACAAGGCGATCGGTGCGAACCCGAACGTCGAGATGCGCTGGCCCGCCTACCTGCGGGGCGTCCTCGCCTTCTCCGCCGTGAGCGTCCTCTTCCTCTACCTGCTGCAGCGGGTGCAGGGCTCGCTGCCCGGCTCGCTGGGCTTCGTGTCGATCGACCCGGACCAGGCCTTCAACACGGCCGCGTCGTTCGTGGCGAACACCAACTGGCAGTCGTACTACGGCGAGCAGGCCATGGGCCACGTCGTGCAGACCGGCGGCCTGGCGGTGCAGAACTTCGTGTCGGCGGCGGTGGGGATCGCCGTGGCGGTCGCGCTGGTTCGTGGCTTCGCCCGCTCCCGCACGGGTGACCTGGGCAACTTCTGGGCCGACCTGGTCCGGGGTGTCGTCCGGATCCTGCTGCCGATCTCCGTGATCGGCGCCCTCGTCCTGGTGGCCTGCGGCGCGATCCAGAACTTCTCCGGGATCCACGAGGTCGGGCAGTTCGCGGGCGGCTCGCAGCAGTGGAACGGCGGTGCGGTGGCCTCGCAGGAGGTCATCAAGGAGCTGGGCACGAACGGCGGCGGCTACTTCAACGCCAACTCCGCCCACCCCTTCGAGAACCCCAACGGCCTGTCGAACCTCTTCGAGATCTACCTGATCCTCGTCATCCCGTTCGCGCTGACGCGGACTTTCGGCCGGATGGTCGGCTCGATCCGGCAGGGGTACGCGATCCTCGCCACCATGGCCACCATCTGGGTGGGGTTCACCGCCCTGATGATGTGGACCGAGTTCGCCCACCACGGACCGGCCTTCGACCTCGCGGGCGGGGCGATGGAGGGCAAGGAGACCCGGTTCGGCATCGGCGGTTCGTCGATCTTCGCCGTGGCGACCACGCTGACGTCGACGGGCGCGGTGAACTCCTTCCACTCCTCGTACACCGGTTTCGGCGGCGGGATCACGATGCTGGGCATGCAGCTGGGCGAGATCGCGCCCGGCGGTGTCGGATCGGGCCTGTACGGCATGCTGATCATGGCGATCATCGCGGTGTTCATCGCCGGTCTGATGGTCGGCCGCACCCCGGAGTACCTGGGCAAGAAGATCGGCACGCGGGAGATCAAGTTCGCCGCGCTGTACATCCTCATCACCCCGGCGCTGGTGCTCTGCTTCACCGCGCTGGCGATGGCCCTGCCGACGCCGGCGGACTCGATGACCAACTCCGGCGCGCACGGGTTCTCCGAGATCCTCTACGCCTACACGTCCGGCGCGAACAACAACGGCTCCGCCTTCGCGGGCCTGAACGCCGACACACAGTGGTTCAACACCACGATCGGCATCGTGATGCTGCTCGGCCGGTTCCTGCCGATGGTGTTCGTCCTCGCCCTGGCGGGTTCGCTGGCCGAGCAGACGCCCGTGCCGGAGACGGCGGGCACGCTGCGGACGGAGAAGCCGCTGTTCACCGGCCTTCTCGTCGGCACGATCGTGATCGTCACCGGTCTCACCTACTTCCCGGCCCTCGCCCTTGGCCCGCTCGCCGAAGGACTCGCAGCATGA
- the crcB gene encoding fluoride efflux transporter CrcB, giving the protein MNWLLVVAGAVVGAPLRYLTDRAVQARHDSVFPWGTFTVNVVGSFVLGLLTGVTSAQAHLLLGTGLCGALTTYSTFSYETFRLYENGAKGYAALNVAGSLAAGLGAVWLGVETAAGLR; this is encoded by the coding sequence GTGAACTGGCTGCTCGTCGTGGCGGGCGCCGTCGTCGGCGCGCCCCTGCGCTACCTCACCGACCGCGCGGTCCAGGCGCGCCACGACTCGGTCTTCCCCTGGGGCACCTTCACCGTCAACGTCGTCGGATCCTTCGTCCTCGGACTCCTGACCGGCGTCACCTCGGCACAGGCGCACCTGCTGCTCGGCACGGGCCTGTGCGGGGCGCTGACGACGTACTCCACCTTCTCGTACGAGACGTTCCGGCTGTACGAGAACGGGGCGAAGGGCTACGCGGCCCTGAACGTGGCCGGGAGCCTGGCCGCCGGACTCGGAGCCGTATGGCTGGGAGTGGAGACGGCGGCCGGGCTCCGCTGA